A genomic window from Zalophus californianus isolate mZalCal1 chromosome 13, mZalCal1.pri.v2, whole genome shotgun sequence includes:
- the LOC113934040 gene encoding LOW QUALITY PROTEIN: olfactory receptor 5C1 (The sequence of the model RefSeq protein was modified relative to this genomic sequence to represent the inferred CDS: substituted 2 bases at 2 genomic stop codons), producing the protein MTTENFTRTRVTPVDFILLGITDRWDLRVTLFLVFLPVYLVSLLGNVGMLLLIRVDARLQTAMYFFLASLSLLDACYSSANGPKMLVDLLLPHATIPYPACALQMFVFAGLADAECCLLAAMAYDRYVAIRNPLLYTIAMSRRVCLALLGASGLGGAVSAFVHTTFTFRLNFCGSREVNCHLXHPPTPRPLAISCNDTSLKELLLFAVRGFIQTATLLVITVSYGFIAGAVIRMRSAEGRRXAASTCGSHLTAVAMLYGTLIFMYLRPSSSYALDTDKMASVFYTFVIPALNPRIYSLRNKEVKEAVRRTWSRFCCPGPGHQ; encoded by the coding sequence ATGACTACAGAGAACTTCACCCGGACCAGAGTTACCCCTGTTGACTTCATCCTCCTGGGCATCACGGATCGCTGGGACCTACGTGTGACCCTCTTCCTGGTTTTCCTGCCAGTCTACCTGGTGAGCCTGCTGGGAAATGTGGGCATGCTGCTGCTGATCCGCGTGGATGCCCGGCTCCAAACGGCCATGTACTTCTTCTTGGCCAGTCTCTCCCTGCTGGATGCCTGCTATTCCTCAGCCAACGGCCCCAAGATGCTAGTGGACTTGCTGCTGCCCCACGCCACCATCCCTTACCCAGCCTGTGCCCTCCAGATGTTTGTGTTTGCAGGGCTGGCTGATGCTGAGTGTTGCCTGTTGGCAGccatggcctatgaccgctaCGTGGCCATCAGAAACCCTCTTCTCTACACAATAGCCATGTCGCGGCGCGTGTGCCTGGCCTTGCTGGGAGCATCAGGCCTGGGCGGGGCCGTGAGTGCCTTTGTCCACACGACCTTCACCTTCCGCTTGAACTTCTGCGGCTCCCGGGAGGTCAACTGTCATCTGTgacatcctcccaccccccgcccactgGCCATCTCGTGCAATGACACCAGTCTCAAAGAGCTCCTCCTCTTTGCTGTCCGTGGCTTCATCCAGACAGCAACTCTGTTGGTCATTACCGTGTCATATGGTTTCATTGCTGGGGCTGTGATTCGCATGCGCTCGGCGGAGGGCCGCCGGTGAGCAGCCTCTACCTGTGGCTCTCACCTCACGGCTGTAGCCATGCTGTATGGGACACTCATTTTCATGTACCTGCGTCCCAGCTCCAGCTATGCCCTGGACACTGACAAGATGGCATCTGTGTTCTATACTTTTGTCATCCCAGCTCTCAACCCACGCATCTACAGCCTCCGCAACAAGGAGGTCAAGGAGGCAGTCAGAAGGACTTGGAGCCGATTCTGCTGCCCTGGTCCAGGGCACCAATAA